In the Methanobrevibacter oralis genome, one interval contains:
- a CDS encoding isocitrate/isopropylmalate family dehydrogenase: MSTLKTKNKYKIAVIPGDGIGKEVMEATISVLDALDINFDYNYALAGDECYEEKGTPLPQETIDIIRESDACLFGAAGESAADVIVKLRQELKMYANLRPIKAYPSTNSLFDNIDFMIVRENTEGLYIAGEEKETDDGAIARRIITREAEERIINYAFKYAKNNNKHKVTAVHKANVLKKSDGLFKKIFYEVGENYPDIEKEDFYVDATAMYLITQPQNFEVIVTTNLFGDILSDEGAGLVGGLGLIPSANIGENGALFEPVHGSAPDIAGQGKANPIAMMLSAIMMLRHLGENAAADKFDAAILKVLNQGNVLTEDLGGSSSTMEITLEIKKNL, translated from the coding sequence TTGAGTACCTTAAAAACAAAAAATAAATATAAAATTGCAGTTATTCCTGGAGATGGAATTGGTAAGGAAGTAATGGAAGCCACAATCTCTGTTTTAGATGCATTAGATATTAATTTTGATTATAATTATGCTTTGGCTGGAGATGAATGTTATGAAGAAAAAGGAACTCCACTACCTCAAGAAACTATTGATATTATAAGAGAGTCTGATGCATGCTTATTTGGTGCTGCTGGTGAAAGTGCAGCAGACGTAATTGTTAAATTACGCCAAGAACTTAAAATGTATGCAAATTTAAGACCAATTAAAGCTTATCCAAGTACTAATTCATTATTTGATAATATTGACTTTATGATTGTCCGTGAAAATACAGAAGGGTTATATATTGCTGGCGAAGAAAAAGAAACTGATGATGGAGCAATAGCTAGACGTATTATTACAAGAGAAGCTGAAGAACGTATTATTAACTATGCATTTAAATATGCAAAAAATAATAATAAACATAAAGTAACAGCTGTTCATAAAGCAAATGTTTTAAAGAAAAGTGATGGATTATTTAAAAAAATTTTTTATGAAGTTGGTGAAAATTATCCTGACATTGAAAAAGAAGATTTTTATGTTGATGCAACAGCAATGTATCTTATTACCCAACCACAAAACTTCGAAGTTATTGTAACGACCAACCTTTTCGGAGATATTTTGTCTGATGAAGGAGCTGGTCTTGTTGGTGGTCTTGGATTAATTCCTTCCGCAAATATTGGTGAAAATGGTGCATTATTCGAACCAGTTCATGGTTCTGCACCTGATATTGCAGGTCAAGGAAAAGCAAACCCAATAGCTATGATGCTTTCAGCTATTATGATGTTAAGACACTTAGGTGAAAATGCTGCAGCAGATAAATTTGATGCTGCAATTTTAAAAGTTCTTAATCAAGGAAATGTTTTAACTGAAGATTTAGGTGGAAGTTCTAGCACTATGGAAATTACTTTAGAAATTAAAAAAAATTTATAG
- a CDS encoding 3-isopropylmalate dehydratase small subunit has product MKGKVWKFGNDIDTDLIIPGRYLIYTDEKILSNHCMEGLDSEFNKKCKKGDFIVAGTNFGCGSSREHAPIAIKGLGIACVIAESFARIFYRNATNIGIPLLEAPGITKLVENQDEITVNMETGIITTNKNESIKFKKLPQFMLEILEKGGLIEYLKNKK; this is encoded by the coding sequence ATGAAAGGAAAGGTTTGGAAATTTGGAAATGATATTGATACAGACTTAATAATTCCTGGGAGATATTTAATTTATACTGATGAAAAAATATTATCTAATCATTGTATGGAAGGATTAGATAGTGAATTTAATAAAAAATGCAAAAAAGGAGATTTTATTGTAGCAGGAACCAATTTTGGTTGTGGATCTTCGAGAGAACATGCTCCTATTGCCATTAAAGGTCTTGGAATTGCATGTGTAATAGCCGAATCATTTGCAAGAATTTTTTATAGAAATGCAACAAATATTGGAATACCCCTTCTTGAGGCGCCAGGTATTACAAAACTTGTAGAAAATCAAGATGAAATCACAGTGAATATGGAAACTGGAATTATAACTACAAATAAGAATGAAAGTATTAAATTTAAAAAATTACCACAATTCATGTTAGAGATATTAGAAAAAGGTGGATTAATTGAGTACCTTAAAAACAAAAAATAA
- the hacA gene encoding homoaconitase large subunit, with the protein MPTMSEKILGKATKKSKVEAGDIVISDIDIAMIHDLTGPLSIESFKKIGIKKVWNSSKIVIPFDHQVPADSIDSANNHIIMRKFVKEQNIENFYDVNAGVCHQILPELGHVVPGEVIVGADSHTCTHGALGAFSTGIGSTDMAMVLAEGKLWFKVPETNRFNITGELKNNVYAKDVILNIISQVGADGSTYKACEFAGETVRDMSVSDRMVLCNMAIEMGGKTGLVEPDNKTIDYIKNRSNKPYEVFKTDLDSPSLNIIDIDVSDLEPQVACPHNVDNVKTVNEVDQEIDQVFLGSCTNGRLSDLRDAAKILKGKKISNKTRMLVIPASREVYLNALEEGLIKIFVEAGALVSAPCCGPCLGGHTGIIGNDEVSLSTSNRNFKGRQGSHNAKVYLSSAAVAAASAIEGRIVAPEVIL; encoded by the coding sequence ATGCCAACAATGTCTGAAAAAATATTAGGTAAAGCAACTAAAAAAAGTAAAGTTGAAGCTGGAGATATTGTTATATCAGATATTGACATTGCAATGATTCATGATTTAACTGGACCTCTTTCAATAGAATCTTTTAAAAAAATTGGAATTAAAAAAGTATGGAATTCATCAAAGATTGTTATACCTTTTGATCATCAAGTGCCAGCTGATTCAATTGATTCTGCTAATAATCATATAATTATGAGAAAATTTGTTAAAGAACAAAATATTGAAAATTTTTATGATGTTAATGCAGGAGTCTGTCATCAAATTCTTCCTGAATTAGGCCATGTAGTACCTGGAGAAGTAATTGTAGGAGCTGACTCGCATACTTGTACTCATGGTGCATTAGGAGCATTTTCAACAGGTATTGGTTCTACAGACATGGCTATGGTACTGGCAGAAGGAAAATTATGGTTTAAAGTTCCTGAAACAAACAGATTCAACATAACTGGTGAATTAAAAAATAATGTTTATGCTAAAGATGTAATTTTAAATATTATTAGCCAAGTAGGTGCTGATGGATCAACATACAAAGCTTGTGAATTTGCAGGAGAAACTGTTAGAGATATGAGTGTTTCTGACAGGATGGTTTTGTGTAATATGGCAATTGAAATGGGTGGAAAAACAGGATTAGTAGAACCTGATAACAAAACAATTGATTATATAAAAAATCGTTCAAATAAGCCTTATGAAGTATTTAAAACAGATTTAGACTCCCCATCCCTCAATATAATAGATATTGATGTAAGTGATTTGGAACCTCAAGTTGCTTGCCCTCATAATGTTGATAATGTAAAAACGGTAAATGAAGTTGACCAAGAGATTGACCAAGTATTTTTAGGATCATGTACAAATGGTAGACTTAGTGATTTAAGAGATGCTGCAAAAATATTAAAAGGCAAAAAAATATCTAATAAAACCAGAATGTTAGTTATTCCTGCATCTAGAGAAGTTTATTTAAATGCTCTTGAGGAAGGGTTAATTAAAATATTTGTAGAAGCAGGAGCTCTTGTATCTGCTCCATGTTGTGGGCCTTGCCTTGGAGGACATACTGGAATTATTGGAAATGACGAGGTAAGTCTTTCAACTTCTAATAGAAATTTTAAAGGTAGGCAAGGAAGCCATAATGCTAAAGTATATTTATCTTCTGCGGCAGTAGCTGCTGCTTCAGCTATTGAAGGTAGAATTGTAGCTCCTGAAGTGATATTATGA
- a CDS encoding DUF2264 domain-containing protein, producing MNNSFLGRFKKKDKPLIEDEVPILEDRIFWVSTLQKIAFPVLNNLSKSSLKKKMPYESSSLEGQKFVYLEAFACVFNGISPWLELGADDSEEGIIREKYIYLTIKAIANAVNPKNNDYIFVIEPKQSLMDVALFAQGLLRSKNQIWLNLPMDVQARIISELKKTRIIAPYENHWLLFTSIIEAALLEFTGECDKERLVYGVRKFRDELYVGDSFYADGEQFNLDFYNSLIIHPMLNDILIIMRKYGISEGEFLDVQLMRSSRHAAQLERMISSDGNYPLIGKSLSYRCGIFHLLSQSALLKILPKNINPAQVRSALTKVLRVQFQDNQNFDENGWLKIGLNGNQLDISESDINTGSLYFCCSVFLALGLDFNDSFWSNPFAEWSSLKAWNSHKIEKDQSIDF from the coding sequence ATGAATAATTCATTTCTCGGACGATTTAAAAAAAAGGACAAACCATTAATTGAAGACGAAGTTCCTATTTTGGAAGATAGAATTTTTTGGGTTTCAACATTACAAAAAATAGCTTTTCCTGTTTTAAACAACCTTAGTAAAAGTTCACTTAAGAAAAAAATGCCTTATGAGTCATCAAGTTTAGAGGGTCAAAAATTTGTTTATCTTGAAGCTTTTGCCTGCGTCTTTAATGGAATCTCTCCTTGGTTAGAATTAGGGGCAGATGATTCTGAAGAAGGAATTATTCGTGAGAAATATATTTATTTAACTATTAAAGCTATTGCAAATGCTGTTAATCCTAAAAACAATGATTATATTTTTGTTATTGAACCTAAACAATCTTTGATGGATGTTGCGTTATTTGCTCAGGGTTTACTTAGATCTAAAAATCAAATTTGGTTAAATTTACCAATGGATGTTCAAGCTAGAATTATATCTGAACTTAAAAAAACTAGAATAATAGCTCCTTATGAAAATCATTGGTTGTTATTTACTTCTATTATTGAAGCTGCTCTTTTAGAATTCACTGGTGAATGTGATAAAGAACGTTTAGTTTATGGTGTTCGAAAATTTAGAGATGAATTATATGTAGGTGATTCTTTTTATGCTGATGGTGAACAATTTAATTTGGATTTTTACAATAGCTTAATTATTCATCCAATGCTTAATGATATTTTAATAATAATGAGGAAATATGGAATTTCTGAAGGAGAATTTTTAGATGTTCAACTAATGAGATCCAGTAGACACGCAGCTCAATTAGAGAGAATGATTTCTTCTGATGGCAATTATCCGCTTATAGGCAAATCTTTATCTTATCGTTGTGGAATTTTTCATTTATTATCTCAATCAGCTTTATTAAAAATTTTACCTAAAAATATTAATCCTGCTCAAGTTAGATCTGCTTTAACCAAAGTTTTGAGAGTTCAATTTCAAGATAATCAAAACTTCGATGAAAATGGTTGGTTAAAAATTGGTTTAAACGGGAATCAGTTAGATATTTCTGAAAGTGATATTAATACGGGAAGTCTTTACTTCTGTTGTTCTGTATTTTTAGCTTTAGGTTTAGATTTCAATGATTCGTTTTGGTCAAATCCATTTGCTGAATGGAGTTCTCTAAAAGCATGGAATTCTCATAAAATAGAAAAAGATCAATCTATTGATTTTTAA
- a CDS encoding nucleotide sugar dehydrogenase, whose amino-acid sequence MKICIIGQGYIGLPTAALFTRNHCEVVGVDINKEIVNKLNQGITHIEEPGISEIIKNAVENKIYMASLTPKKADAYIITVPTPYIVENYSCDLSYVVSACKSIIPYLEKENTIIIESTIAPMSTDEVIKPIFENAGFTIGKDLYLAHCPERVLPGNIIYELIHNNRIIGGITQKCSDKACNVYGKFVEGELIKTEAKTAELSKCIENTFRDVNIALANELAKICAEIGVNALDVIEMANKHPRVNLHSPGPGVGGHCLAIDPYFIYAKAPETAKIIKLARDTNNSMPSFVCENVKKIISKGKIAILGVSYKGNTDDDRESPAYEIISKLTKENYEIAIHDPHVKNNNFVSLDEALKNANLILVLCDHDEFKKLDYNLIKKNMEKAIIFDTKNIVKDVPKEIKLYNYGNLYEIF is encoded by the coding sequence ATGAAAATATGTATTATTGGCCAAGGATATATTGGACTGCCAACAGCAGCTCTTTTTACAAGAAACCATTGCGAAGTTGTTGGAGTAGATATTAATAAAGAAATAGTCAATAAACTAAATCAAGGTATTACTCACATCGAAGAACCAGGAATAAGTGAAATTATCAAAAATGCGGTTGAAAATAAAATTTATATGGCAAGTTTAACTCCAAAAAAGGCTGATGCATATATAATAACCGTTCCAACACCATATATTGTTGAAAATTATAGTTGTGATTTAAGTTATGTTGTAAGTGCATGCAAATCAATAATTCCCTATTTAGAAAAAGAGAACACAATAATTATCGAATCAACAATAGCTCCAATGTCAACTGATGAAGTAATTAAACCAATTTTTGAAAATGCTGGTTTTACTATAGGAAAAGATTTATACCTTGCACATTGTCCTGAAAGAGTTTTACCTGGAAATATTATTTATGAATTAATCCATAATAACCGCATTATTGGTGGAATTACCCAAAAATGTAGTGATAAAGCTTGTAATGTATATGGTAAATTTGTTGAAGGTGAATTGATAAAAACCGAAGCAAAAACTGCTGAACTATCAAAATGTATAGAAAACACCTTTAGGGACGTGAACATTGCTTTAGCTAATGAACTTGCAAAAATATGTGCAGAAATTGGTGTAAATGCACTTGATGTTATTGAAATGGCAAATAAACATCCAAGAGTTAACCTTCACTCACCAGGTCCTGGAGTTGGAGGGCATTGCCTTGCTATTGATCCTTATTTTATTTATGCAAAAGCTCCTGAAACCGCAAAAATAATAAAGTTAGCAAGAGATACAAACAATTCCATGCCAAGTTTTGTATGTGAAAATGTTAAAAAAATCATTTCAAAAGGAAAAATAGCTATTTTAGGTGTTTCATATAAAGGAAATACAGATGATGATAGAGAAAGTCCAGCATATGAAATAATATCTAAATTAACTAAAGAAAATTATGAAATAGCTATCCATGACCCACATGTTAAAAATAATAACTTTGTAAGTTTAGATGAAGCATTAAAAAATGCTAATTTGATTTTAGTTTTATGTGACCATGATGAATTTAAAAAACTTGATTATAACTTAATTAAGAAAAATATGGAAAAAGCAATTATTTTTGACACTAAAAACATTGTAAAAGATGTTCCAAAAGAAATTAAGTTGTATAATTATGGAAATTTATATGAAATTTTCTAA
- the rfbD gene encoding dTDP-4-dehydrorhamnose reductase, with the protein MKILITGSNGMLGHDLIKVLKPKHELILTNSKNLDITDKDKTINFIRENSPDLVINAAAYTDVDDCEDNQNRAFSVNAEGVKNLAIGCKEVDCPLLQISTDYVFKGNKSEPLVEDDEIGPISVYGKSKLQAEESIVEILEKYFIIRTAWLYGVNGKNFPKTMLELSKNNKEISVVYDEIGSPTYTLDLANAISDLIETDYYGIYHLTNSDYCSWCEFAKYIFKIANKDINVIPVTASEFARLAPRPSYSVLKNKNWTDKGFAPLRSYKEAIVDYIKLIDD; encoded by the coding sequence ATGAAAATTTTAATTACCGGTTCTAATGGAATGTTGGGTCATGATTTAATTAAAGTTTTAAAACCAAAGCACGAATTAATTCTTACAAATTCTAAAAATTTAGATATTACAGATAAAGATAAGACTATTAATTTTATTCGTGAAAATTCTCCCGATTTAGTTATTAATGCTGCTGCTTATACTGATGTTGATGACTGTGAGGATAATCAGAATAGAGCATTTAGTGTAAATGCAGAGGGGGTTAAAAATTTAGCTATTGGGTGTAAGGAAGTTGATTGCCCTTTACTTCAAATTAGTACAGATTATGTATTTAAAGGTAATAAAAGCGAACCTTTAGTTGAAGATGATGAAATAGGTCCAATTAGTGTTTATGGTAAAAGTAAACTTCAAGCAGAAGAAAGTATTGTTGAAATTCTTGAGAAATATTTTATAATTAGAACTGCTTGGTTATATGGTGTTAATGGTAAAAACTTTCCAAAGACAATGTTAGAACTTTCTAAAAATAATAAAGAAATAAGCGTTGTTTATGATGAAATTGGTTCTCCTACATATACTTTAGATTTAGCTAATGCAATATCTGATTTAATTGAAACGGATTATTATGGTATTTATCATTTAACCAATTCTGACTATTGTTCTTGGTGTGAATTTGCTAAATATATATTTAAAATAGCTAATAAGGATATTAATGTTATTCCGGTTACAGCTAGTGAATTTGCAAGGCTAGCACCTAGACCTAGTTATTCAGTTTTAAAAAATAAAAATTGGACAGATAAAGGATTTGCTCCATTAAGAAGTTATAAGGAAGCTATTGTTGATTATATTAAATTAATTGATGATTAA
- a CDS encoding ribonuclease domain-containing protein produces MNNKFILLVIVLVIAIFGLLIANLGQDDTITISKTVSVEKTGQYCTLDEVALYIKEYHRLPSNYITKKDAHALGWKGGPLNYHISGKSIGGDVFTNRQHILPNSDYAYIECDINANGTSRGAERIVYNTGDYRVYYTQDHYKSFKEVIR; encoded by the coding sequence ATGAATAATAAGTTTATTTTATTAGTTATAGTTTTAGTGATTGCAATTTTTGGATTATTAATTGCTAATTTAGGTCAAGATGATACTATTACTATTTCTAAAACAGTTTCTGTAGAGAAAACAGGTCAGTATTGCACACTTGATGAAGTAGCATTGTATATTAAAGAGTATCATAGATTACCAAGTAATTACATTACTAAAAAAGACGCACATGCTCTTGGTTGGAAAGGTGGACCTTTAAATTATCATATTTCTGGTAAAAGTATTGGTGGGGATGTATTTACAAATAGACAACATATTCTTCCAAATAGCGATTATGCATACATTGAATGTGATATAAATGCTAATGGAACAAGTAGGGGTGCTGAGAGAATTGTTTATAACACTGGCGATTACAGAGTGTATTATACTCAAGACCATTATAAATCATTTAAAGAAGTTATAAGGTGA
- a CDS encoding barstar family protein has translation MQVINLNAKLIKKEGHDYLKKALNFPEYYGKNLDALYDCLTEISVETEICIVGGEDLSKELINTFKDACSQNEFLNFKLLF, from the coding sequence GTGCAAGTTATAAACTTAAATGCCAAATTAATCAAAAAAGAAGGACATGATTATTTAAAAAAAGCTTTAAATTTTCCTGAGTATTATGGTAAAAATTTAGATGCATTATATGATTGTTTAACTGAAATAAGTGTTGAGACTGAAATTTGCATTGTAGGTGGTGAGGATCTTTCAAAAGAATTAATTAACACTTTTAAAGATGCATGTTCACAAAATGAATTTTTAAATTTTAAATTACTTTTTTGA
- the rfbA gene encoding glucose-1-phosphate thymidylyltransferase RfbA — MKGIVLAGGSGTRLYPITKAVSKQLLPLYDKPMIYYPISILMLAGIKEILIISTPRDLPMYKDLLGDGSSLGIKFTYKVQENPNGLAEAFIIGEDFIGNDNVALILGDNIFHGHRFTEILERASNLQEGAIIFGYYTNNPEAFGVVEFDDDWNVISIEEKPNKPKSNYIVPGLYFYDNTVIEIAKNVKPSERGEVEITSINEEYLKRGKLKVELLGRGMAWLDTGTYGGLLEASNFIETIQKRQSLYIACLEEIAYRKGYIDDEILLKTASELKKTDYGQYLFNLVKR; from the coding sequence ATGAAAGGAATAGTACTTGCAGGAGGGTCTGGAACTCGTCTTTATCCAATTACAAAAGCAGTATCTAAACAGTTATTGCCGTTATATGACAAACCGATGATTTACTATCCGATATCTATTTTAATGCTTGCTGGAATTAAAGAAATACTAATCATTTCAACTCCTAGGGATTTACCTATGTATAAAGATTTATTAGGTGATGGAAGTTCTTTGGGGATTAAATTCACATATAAAGTACAAGAAAATCCTAATGGGCTTGCAGAAGCATTTATTATTGGTGAAGACTTTATTGGTAATGATAATGTTGCATTAATTCTTGGAGATAATATTTTTCATGGACATAGATTTACAGAAATCTTGGAAAGAGCATCTAACTTACAAGAAGGTGCAATAATCTTTGGATATTATACAAACAATCCAGAAGCGTTTGGTGTTGTTGAATTTGATGATGATTGGAATGTTATTTCAATTGAAGAAAAACCAAATAAACCAAAATCTAATTATATTGTTCCTGGACTTTATTTCTATGATAATACTGTTATTGAAATAGCTAAAAATGTAAAACCATCTGAAAGAGGGGAGGTTGAAATTACTTCTATTAATGAAGAATATTTAAAACGAGGAAAACTTAAAGTTGAATTATTAGGAAGAGGGATGGCTTGGTTAGATACAGGTACTTATGGAGGTCTTTTAGAGGCTTCTAATTTCATTGAAACAATACAAAAAAGACAAAGTCTTTATATTGCTTGTCTTGAAGAAATTGCATATCGTAAAGGATATATTGATGATGAAATTTTATTAAAAACAGCTAGTGAACTTAAAAAAACCGATTATGGTCAATATTTGTTTAATTTAGTAAAAAGATGA
- the rfbC gene encoding dTDP-4-dehydrorhamnose 3,5-epimerase yields the protein MGKFKFTQTGIKDMFIVEPSVFEDNRGYFMETYNEGDFKQAGHDLKFVQQNQSRSSKGVLRGLHLQVNHPQGKLVQVIKGEVFDVGVDLRGDSKTYGKWAGTILSQDNKKQIYIPPKFAHGFLVLSDEAIFSYNCTEFYHGEDESGIIWNDEDIAINWPLDDIDEIILSEKDKRWKTLKESQIKY from the coding sequence ATGGGAAAATTTAAATTTACACAAACAGGTATTAAAGACATGTTCATTGTAGAACCTAGTGTTTTTGAAGATAACAGAGGATACTTTATGGAAACATATAATGAAGGGGATTTTAAACAAGCGGGTCATGATTTAAAATTTGTCCAACAAAACCAATCAAGATCCTCAAAAGGAGTTTTAAGAGGTCTTCATTTACAAGTTAATCATCCTCAAGGAAAGTTGGTACAAGTAATTAAAGGAGAAGTTTTTGACGTGGGGGTTGATTTAAGAGGAGACTCAAAAACTTATGGAAAATGGGCTGGAACTATATTATCTCAAGATAATAAAAAACAAATTTATATTCCTCCAAAATTTGCTCATGGGTTTTTAGTTTTATCTGATGAAGCGATATTTTCTTATAATTGTACAGAATTTTACCATGGTGAAGATGAAAGTGGAATAATATGGAATGATGAGGATATAGCTATTAATTGGCCATTAGATGACATTGATGAGATTATTTTGTCTGAGAAAGATAAGAGATGGAAAACACTAAAAGAATCACAAATTAAATATTAA
- the rfbB gene encoding dTDP-glucose 4,6-dehydratase: MTKILITGGAGFIGSNFIKYMINKYSEYEIINLDALTYCGNLENLKDIENKDNYTLIKGNICDKAIVDELVSKTDYVINFAAESHVDRSIVDPEIFIKSNVLGTQILLNATKEHGVEKYIQISTDEVYGTLGKTGYFTENTPLQPNSPYSASKASADLVVRAYYETFDLPINITRCSNNYGPYQFPEKLIPLMISNALENKKLPIYGDGKNIRDWLHVYDHCSAIDLVLHEGRLGEVYNIGGNNEKENIEIVKLILNELSRSESLIEFVKDRLGHDRRYAIDSSKIQSELGWKPKYTFETGIKETIQWYLDNQNWINQVKSGQYQKYYEKVYGDK; the protein is encoded by the coding sequence ATGACTAAAATTTTAATTACGGGTGGAGCAGGATTTATTGGAAGCAATTTTATAAAATACATGATAAACAAGTATTCTGAATACGAAATTATTAATTTGGATGCTTTAACTTATTGTGGAAACCTTGAAAATTTAAAAGATATTGAAAATAAAGACAATTATACATTAATTAAGGGAAATATTTGTGATAAAGCTATTGTTGATGAGTTAGTTAGTAAAACTGATTATGTAATTAATTTTGCTGCTGAAAGCCATGTTGATAGAAGTATTGTTGATCCTGAAATATTTATTAAATCCAACGTATTAGGTACGCAAATTTTACTTAATGCTACTAAAGAACATGGTGTTGAAAAATATATCCAAATTTCTACAGATGAGGTTTATGGAACACTTGGTAAAACAGGATATTTTACGGAAAACACTCCTCTACAACCAAATAGTCCATATTCTGCTTCAAAAGCTAGTGCTGATTTAGTTGTAAGGGCATATTATGAAACATTTGATTTACCAATAAATATTACTCGTTGTTCTAATAATTATGGACCATATCAATTTCCAGAAAAATTAATTCCTTTAATGATTTCAAATGCATTAGAAAATAAAAAATTACCTATTTATGGTGATGGTAAGAATATTAGAGACTGGTTACATGTTTATGACCATTGTAGTGCCATTGATTTGGTTTTACATGAAGGAAGACTTGGAGAGGTTTATAATATTGGTGGTAATAATGAAAAAGAGAATATTGAAATTGTAAAATTAATATTAAATGAATTATCTCGTAGCGAATCTTTAATTGAATTTGTTAAAGATAGATTAGGGCATGATAGACGCTATGCAATTGATTCATCTAAAATACAATCAGAACTAGGTTGGAAACCAAAATATACTTTTGAAACAGGGATTAAAGAAACAATACAATGGTATTTAGATAATCAAAATTGGATAAACCAAGTTAAAAGTGGACAGTATCAAAAATATTATGAAAAAGTTTATGGCGATAAATAA
- a CDS encoding CDP-glycerol glycerophosphotransferase family protein — protein sequence MKYLKHKIYGILFNFFKIFSLKNNRITFIIDSNNSFRGNFDYIKKELRKRGNFEFNLFYKDNLSFEGFKKLATSKYIFLNDNFFPLAFMNFKKDSKVIQLWHAPGASKKFGGSVSNKKDLKVLSKIAKNTDFLFTTSKHVEKFYQEAFQIDSSKIIPLGIPRMDYYFENHDIDKLKESFLKKYGVENKKIVLYAPTFRNEEEYNNVFNYLNLDDFNKYLGDEYILALRFHPKIKNFSKENISYNGNYIDCSNYESEQALMLISDILITDYSSIMIEFAMLNKPIIFFVYDYDNYMANERGFYFDFKENVPGIIAYDSNQLIEVIKNKNFDEEKSASFVATQFDRIDGKSSERIVDFILNNGV from the coding sequence ATGAAATATTTAAAACATAAAATTTATGGAATTCTATTTAATTTTTTTAAAATTTTTTCATTAAAAAATAATAGAATAACTTTTATCATTGATTCAAACAATTCATTTAGAGGTAATTTTGATTATATTAAAAAAGAACTTCGAAAAAGAGGAAATTTCGAATTTAATTTATTTTATAAAGATAACTTGTCTTTTGAGGGTTTTAAGAAATTAGCTACTTCTAAATATATATTTTTAAATGATAATTTTTTTCCACTAGCTTTTATGAATTTTAAAAAGGATTCAAAAGTTATTCAATTATGGCATGCTCCAGGTGCATCTAAAAAGTTTGGAGGATCAGTATCTAATAAAAAAGACTTAAAAGTGCTTTCAAAAATAGCTAAAAACACTGATTTTTTATTCACAACATCTAAACATGTTGAAAAGTTTTACCAAGAAGCATTTCAAATAGATTCTTCTAAAATTATTCCATTGGGAATTCCAAGAATGGATTATTATTTTGAAAATCATGATATTGATAAGTTAAAAGAAAGTTTCCTTAAAAAATATGGTGTTGAAAATAAAAAAATAGTTCTTTATGCTCCAACCTTTAGAAATGAAGAAGAATATAATAATGTTTTTAATTATTTAAATTTAGATGATTTTAATAAGTATTTAGGGGATGAATATATTTTGGCTTTAAGATTCCATCCTAAAATTAAAAATTTTTCAAAAGAGAATATTTCTTATAATGGTAATTATATTGATTGTAGTAATTATGAATCAGAACAAGCACTTATGTTAATAAGTGATATTTTAATCACTGATTATTCATCTATAATGATTGAATTTGCAATGTTAAATAAACCTATAATCTTTTTTGTTTATGATTATGATAATTATATGGCTAATGAGCGTGGATTTTACTTTGATTTTAAAGAAAATGTTCCTGGGATTATTGCATATGATTCAAATCAATTAATTGAAGTAATAAAAAATAAAAATTTTGATGAAGAGAAAAGTGCAAGCTTTGTAGCTACCCAATTTGATAGAATCGATGGCAAATCTAGTGAGCGAATTGTAGATTTTATTTTAAATAATGGTGTATAG